The following coding sequences are from one Microtus pennsylvanicus isolate mMicPen1 chromosome 1, mMicPen1.hap1, whole genome shotgun sequence window:
- the Map2k7 gene encoding dual specificity mitogen-activated protein kinase kinase 7 isoform X1, whose amino-acid sequence MAASSLEQKLSRLEAKLKQENREARRRIDLNLDISPQRPRPTLQLPLANDGGSRSPSSESSPQHPTPPSRPRHMLGLPSTLFTPRSMESIEIDQKLQEIMKQTGYLTIGGQRYQAEINDLENLGEMGSGTCGQVWKMRFRKTGHIIAVKQMRRSGNKEENKRILMDLDVVLKSHDCPYIVQCFGTFITNTDVFIAMELMGTCAEKLKKRMQGPIPERILGKMTVAIVKALYYLKEKHGVIHRDVKPSNILLDERGQIKLCDFGISGRLVDSKAKTRSAGCAAYMAPERIDPPDPTKPDYDIRADVWSLGISLVELATGQFPYKNCKTDFEVLTKVLQEEPPLLPGHMGFSGDFQSFVKDCLTKDHRKRPKYNKLLEHSFIKHYETLEVDVASWFKDIMAKTESPRTSGVLSQHHLPFFR is encoded by the exons ATGGCGGCGTCCTCCCTAGAGCAAAAGCTGTCCCGCCTGGAAGCCAAGCTGAAACAGGAGAACCGCGAGGCCCGGAGGAGAATCGACCTCAACCTGGATATTAGCCCCCAGCGGCCCAGGCCCA CCCTGCAGCTCCCACTGGCCAATGATGGGGGCAGTCGCTCACCATCCTCAGAGAGCTCCCCACAGCACCCTACACCACCCTCCCGGCCCCGCCACATGCTGGGGCTCCCATCAACCTTGTTCACACCCCGCAGTATGGAGAG CATCGAGATTGACCAGAAGCTGCAGGAGATCATGAAGCAGACAGGGTACCTGACCATCGGAGGCCAG CGTTATCAGGCAGAAATCAATGACTTGGAGAACCTGGGCGAGATGGGCAGCGGTACCTGTGGTCAGGTGTGGAAGATGCGCTTCCGGAAGACAGGCCACATCATTGCTGTCAAG CAAATGCGGCGCTCGGGGAACAAGGAAGAGAATAAGCGTATCCTGATGGACCTGGATGTGGTACTCAAGAGCCACGACTGCCCCTACATCGTTCAGTGCTTTGGCACCTTCATCACCAAC ACAGACGTCTTCATTGCCATGGAGCTCATGGGCACGTGTGCGGAGAAGCTGAAGAAACGAATGCAGGGCCCCATTCCGGAGCGAATCTTGGGCAAGATGACTGTGGCG ATTGTGAAGGCGCTGTACTATCTGAAGGAGAAGCATGGTGTCATCCACCGTGATGTCAAACCCTCCAACATTCTGCTAGACGAGCGGGGCCAGATCAAGCTCTGTGACTTTGGCATCAGCGGGCGCCTTGTTGACTCTAAGGCCAAAACCCGGAGTGCTGGCTGTGCTGCCTACATGGCT CCTGAGCGCATTGACCCCCCAGACCCCACCAAGCCTGACTATGACATCCGAGCCGATGTGTGGAGCCTGGGCATATCATTG GTGGAGCTGGCAACGGGACAGTTTCCTTATAAGAACTGCAAGACAGACTTTGAGGTCCTTACCAAAGTCCTACAGGAAGAGCCTCCGCTCCTGCCTGGTCACATGGGCTTCTCAGGGGACTTCCAGTCATTCGTCAAAGACTG CCTTACTAAAGATCACAGGAAGAGACCAAAGTATAATAAGCTACTT GAACACAGCTTCATCAAGCACTATGAGACACTCGAGGTGGATGTGGCATCCTGGTTCAAGGACATCATGGCAAAGACCGAGTCTCCAAGGACTAG